One window of Phycisphaerae bacterium genomic DNA carries:
- a CDS encoding homocysteine S-methyltransferase family protein yields MTPPADVLADRLRRGPLVLDGAMGTELERRGAGRPVPLWSAGALLDAPEVVAAIHAEYAAAGADILVANTFRTNPRALRAAGRLADGPRLNQLAVELARRAAGAHNVIVAASVAPVEDCYCPERVPVESELRAEHRQMAAWLAAAKPDLIWIETIGTLREARAAAEAACACGLPFVASFVVQESGDLLGGEPLADAVAAIEPLGPGAVGLNCIPPRGLTRLLPRLRELTERPVCAYAHIGNRDPIPGWSCAQDASPTEYAVYAAGWLAAGAQIVGGCCGTTPAHIRAVRAVVNRRADRA; encoded by the coding sequence ATGACACCGCCCGCCGACGTCCTTGCCGACCGCCTGCGCCGCGGACCGCTGGTGCTCGATGGCGCCATGGGGACCGAGCTGGAACGGCGCGGCGCGGGTCGGCCGGTGCCGCTCTGGTCGGCGGGGGCCCTGCTGGACGCGCCGGAGGTGGTGGCGGCTATTCACGCGGAATACGCGGCGGCGGGTGCGGACATTCTCGTCGCGAACACGTTCCGGACGAACCCGCGGGCACTGCGGGCGGCGGGCCGGCTCGCGGACGGGCCGCGGTTGAACCAGTTGGCCGTGGAGCTGGCCCGGCGGGCGGCAGGGGCGCACAACGTGATCGTGGCGGCGAGCGTCGCGCCCGTCGAGGACTGCTACTGCCCGGAGCGTGTGCCGGTGGAGTCCGAGCTGCGCGCCGAGCACCGGCAGATGGCGGCGTGGCTGGCGGCGGCCAAGCCCGATCTGATCTGGATCGAGACGATCGGCACGCTTCGCGAGGCCCGCGCGGCGGCCGAGGCGGCGTGCGCGTGCGGGCTGCCATTCGTCGCATCCTTCGTCGTGCAGGAAAGCGGAGACCTGCTGGGCGGCGAACCGCTGGCGGACGCGGTCGCGGCGATCGAGCCGCTGGGGCCGGGCGCGGTGGGGCTGAACTGCATTCCGCCGCGTGGCCTGACAAGGCTGCTACCGCGGCTGCGGGAGCTGACGGAACGGCCGGTATGTGCGTATGCGCACATCGGCAACCGCGACCCGATCCCCGGGTGGAGCTGCGCGCAGGACGCATCGCCGACGGAATACGCGGTGTACGCGGCCGGATGGCTCGCGGCGGGGGCGCAGATTGTGGGCGGCTGCTGCGGCACGACCCCGGCACACATCCGTGCTGTACGCGCGGTCGTGAATCGACGTGCCGACCGGGCCTGA
- a CDS encoding nitroreductase family protein, with product MDALEALAKRRSVRKYKSGTVTREQLSQIVNMGRLAPTARNEQPWEFVVVTQPAKLRQLAHLADHGKFIADASACIVVLCRPTTYYLEDGSAATTQIMIAATALGLATCWVAGDKKAYAAQVLATCGAPAEYKLISLIAVGHGGETPTPAKRALGEVLHWDSFGGGAKK from the coding sequence ATGGATGCCCTCGAAGCGCTGGCCAAACGCCGCAGCGTGCGCAAGTACAAGTCCGGCACGGTGACGCGCGAGCAGCTTTCGCAGATCGTGAACATGGGGCGGCTCGCCCCGACTGCCCGCAATGAGCAGCCGTGGGAGTTTGTCGTCGTAACGCAGCCCGCGAAGCTGCGGCAACTCGCCCACCTCGCCGACCATGGCAAGTTCATCGCCGACGCGTCGGCGTGCATCGTCGTGCTGTGCCGCCCAACGACGTACTACCTCGAGGACGGCAGCGCGGCGACGACACAGATCATGATCGCGGCGACGGCGCTGGGCCTCGCGACGTGCTGGGTCGCCGGCGACAAGAAGGCCTACGCGGCCCAGGTGCTGGCGACGTGCGGCGCGCCGGCGGAATACAAGCTCATCTCGCTGATCGCGGTCGGCCACGGCGGCGAGACGCCGACGCCCGCGAAGCGCGCGCTGGGCGAGGTCCTGCACTGGGACAGCTTCGGCGGCGGCGCGAAGAAGTGA